A window of Microbacterium luteolum contains these coding sequences:
- a CDS encoding glucose-6-phosphate isomerase family protein, protein MPEFHTPPLSPMAIAFDAEKLTLSPEGPTLTRRMSDLEGLFLDADAWAAASAGDNPVVYTVVSSPVPEVDRELPQSITTIMPGDTSGELWMTKGHQHPNHQGEIYLALKGRGGLLMFDGERTEWLDMLPGTIGYIPPGWAHRSVNTGDEPYAFLAVYPGGAGHDYGWVLEHGMGSRAYRAAAGTDGVDLRPYAG, encoded by the coding sequence ATGCCCGAGTTCCACACCCCGCCGCTCTCTCCGATGGCGATCGCCTTCGATGCCGAGAAGCTGACCCTCTCCCCCGAAGGGCCGACCCTCACCCGGCGGATGTCGGACCTCGAAGGGCTCTTCCTCGACGCCGACGCCTGGGCCGCAGCATCCGCGGGAGACAACCCCGTCGTCTACACCGTCGTGAGCTCCCCCGTCCCCGAGGTCGACCGCGAGCTCCCCCAGTCGATCACCACGATCATGCCGGGCGACACGTCGGGCGAGCTGTGGATGACCAAGGGGCACCAGCATCCGAACCACCAGGGCGAGATCTACCTCGCGCTGAAGGGCCGCGGCGGACTGCTCATGTTCGACGGCGAGCGCACCGAATGGCTCGACATGCTCCCGGGCACGATCGGCTACATCCCACCGGGCTGGGCACACCGCTCGGTCAACACGGGCGACGAGCCCTACGCGTTCCTCGCGGTCTACCCGGGCGGCGCCGGCCACGACTACGGCTGGGTGCTCGAGCACGGTATGGGCTCGCGCGCCTACCGGGCGGCTGCCGGCACCGACGGCGTCGACCTGCGCCCGTACGCCGGATAG
- a CDS encoding CGNR zinc finger domain-containing protein — protein MIFTDDTAEALRSAVWLVNSAEDPETLADLHDYAAFLVEFPYTGRLDRDEAELTALQELRPRLRAMLLAPRDEMVDRVNRALDESTLTPHLVRHDGTDWHLHAVADERPLAERVLIETAMALIDVIRADEGSRITICDDDTCEALALDLSRNRSKRYCSATCANRNAVAAYRARRADA, from the coding sequence ATGATCTTCACCGATGACACGGCCGAGGCGCTCCGCTCGGCGGTCTGGCTCGTGAACTCCGCGGAGGACCCGGAGACACTCGCCGACCTCCACGACTACGCGGCATTCCTGGTGGAGTTCCCCTACACGGGTCGACTCGACCGCGACGAGGCCGAGCTCACAGCACTCCAGGAACTGCGCCCCCGCTTGCGGGCGATGCTGCTGGCCCCGCGCGACGAGATGGTCGATCGGGTGAACCGCGCCCTCGACGAGAGCACGCTCACACCGCACCTCGTGCGCCACGACGGCACCGACTGGCACCTGCATGCCGTCGCCGACGAGCGTCCGCTCGCCGAGCGCGTGCTCATCGAGACGGCGATGGCTCTGATCGACGTCATCCGCGCCGACGAGGGCTCGCGCATCACGATCTGCGATGACGACACGTGCGAGGCCCTCGCGCTCGACCTCTCCCGCAACCGCTCGAAGCGCTACTGCTCGGCCACGTGCGCCAACCGCAACGCGGTCGCCGCGTACCGCGCCCGCCGCGCCGACGCCTGA
- a CDS encoding DMT family transporter — protein sequence MANDTVATAASGVRLGLPLAIGAAFAFGMSGGWARGLMDAGWTPGAAVTARISVAALVLLIPTILSLRGRWGLLRRNIGLIAAYGLLAVAATQFFYFQAVAVMDVGIALLIEYTAPIAVILWLWLRRGERPSRRSILGAVIAFVGLVLMLDIVTGAEVNAAGILWALGAMVGAATYFLLSAKADTGLPPVALAGSGLLLGAFGLIVAGAVGVLPIAWSTDGIAYRFGTVPWFVPVLAMGVLATALAYLLGIASTRMLGSRLASFVALAEVVAALLFGWLLLGQLPDLLQALGGVLVLAGVVVVKLGEPVPATAAEFVEPLPEAPPVVKPQRSL from the coding sequence ATGGCAAATGACACCGTCGCCACGGCCGCGTCCGGCGTGCGTCTCGGGCTGCCGCTGGCGATCGGGGCCGCGTTCGCCTTCGGCATGTCCGGCGGCTGGGCGCGGGGTCTCATGGATGCCGGGTGGACGCCCGGTGCTGCGGTGACGGCGCGCATCTCCGTCGCCGCGCTGGTGCTGCTCATCCCGACGATCCTGTCCCTGCGGGGACGGTGGGGGCTGCTCCGACGCAATATCGGCCTGATCGCGGCCTACGGCCTGCTCGCGGTGGCGGCCACGCAGTTCTTCTACTTCCAGGCCGTGGCCGTGATGGATGTCGGCATCGCGCTGCTCATCGAGTACACGGCGCCGATCGCCGTGATCCTCTGGCTCTGGCTCCGCCGTGGCGAGCGGCCGAGTCGACGCAGCATCCTCGGCGCGGTGATCGCGTTCGTCGGCCTCGTGCTCATGCTCGACATCGTGACCGGTGCCGAGGTGAACGCCGCCGGCATCCTGTGGGCCCTCGGCGCCATGGTCGGCGCCGCGACGTACTTCCTGCTCTCGGCCAAGGCCGACACGGGGCTGCCGCCGGTCGCGCTCGCCGGGAGCGGCCTGCTGCTCGGAGCGTTCGGTCTGATCGTTGCCGGCGCCGTCGGCGTCCTGCCCATCGCGTGGAGCACCGACGGCATCGCCTACCGCTTCGGCACCGTGCCGTGGTTCGTGCCGGTCCTGGCGATGGGTGTGCTCGCGACGGCGCTGGCCTATCTTCTCGGCATCGCCTCGACGCGGATGCTGGGGTCGAGACTCGCCTCGTTCGTCGCGCTCGCCGAGGTCGTGGCCGCGCTGCTCTTCGGGTGGCTGCTCCTCGGTCAGCTGCCGGACCTGCTCCAGGCCCTCGGCGGTGTGCTCGTGCTGGCGGGCGTCGTGGTCGTGAAGCTCGGGGAGCCGGTGCCGGCGACAGCGGCGGAGTTCGTCGAGCCCCTGCCGGAGGCGCCACCTGTGGTGAAGCCGCAGCGCTCCCTCTAG
- a CDS encoding Dyp-type peroxidase, with translation MTPASSRRVPIEPQTVDAPLSDCAVFLVLTIRDGEASLDTVRSVLGDLGGLVANVGFRDLDASLSCIAGVGARVWTPLTGQPLPKELHPFRPVVGAQHTAVSTPGDLLLHIRASRRDLVFELERQLLDLLAGAVDVVDETVGFRYFDARDLLGFVDGTANPVGAALPEATLVGDEDPAHAGGSYVVVQKYTHPLQSWRTVTAEQQEAIIGRTKADNIELDDAADGQKSHKTLSTIVVDGVEHDILRDNMPFGSPGSGEFGTYFIGYSRRLWVIEKMLERMFIGDPPGLHDRLLDFSVPQTGSTFFAPSATALEALGDG, from the coding sequence ATGACGCCCGCCTCGTCGCGCCGAGTGCCGATCGAACCGCAGACGGTCGATGCGCCGCTCAGCGACTGCGCGGTGTTCCTCGTGCTCACGATCCGCGACGGAGAAGCGTCGCTGGACACGGTGCGGAGCGTGCTCGGCGACCTCGGCGGACTCGTCGCGAACGTGGGCTTCCGCGACCTGGATGCCTCGCTGTCCTGCATCGCCGGGGTCGGCGCACGCGTGTGGACTCCTCTCACCGGGCAGCCCCTCCCGAAGGAGCTGCACCCGTTCCGCCCGGTCGTCGGCGCCCAACACACGGCGGTGTCCACGCCAGGCGACCTCCTGCTGCACATCCGCGCGTCACGCCGGGATCTGGTCTTCGAACTGGAGCGCCAGCTCCTCGACCTGCTCGCAGGCGCGGTCGACGTCGTCGACGAGACGGTCGGCTTCCGCTACTTCGACGCGCGCGACCTGCTCGGGTTCGTCGACGGGACGGCCAATCCCGTGGGTGCGGCACTGCCCGAGGCGACCCTCGTCGGTGATGAGGACCCGGCGCATGCGGGCGGGAGCTACGTGGTCGTGCAGAAGTACACGCATCCGCTGCAGTCCTGGAGAACGGTGACGGCCGAACAGCAGGAGGCCATCATCGGCCGCACCAAGGCCGACAACATCGAGCTCGACGACGCGGCCGACGGCCAGAAGTCGCACAAGACTCTGTCGACGATCGTCGTCGACGGCGTCGAGCACGACATCCTCCGCGACAACATGCCGTTCGGCAGCCCCGGTTCGGGAGAGTTCGGGACCTACTTCATCGGCTACTCACGCCGGCTGTGGGTGATCGAGAAGATGCTCGAGCGCATGTTCATCGGAGATCCACCCGGCCTGCACGATCGCCTGCTCGACTTCTCCGTGCCGCAGACGGGCTCGACGTTCTTCGCGCCGTCGGCCACCGCCCTCGAGGCGCTCGGCGATGGGTGA
- a CDS encoding MFS transporter has protein sequence MGDAARSSAARPRRVSHGTGFWIVAAGFLVVMAYSTVPTPLYPLYEERDGFPVWMITVIFAAYAVGVVVSLFFLGHISDWAGRRRMLLIAILVSVVSAVLFLSWSSPAGLIVARLVNGISIGVLTATATAHLSELRARSRPGESAIVAASVAGAANLGGLALGPLIGGLFAEFVPAPLIVPHAVFLIALVLAGIAVASVPETVDAPETPVHYRPQRLSAPSGSRSTFVAAGFGAFASFALLGLFTSLAPSILVGTFAQHDHLVAGATTFAVFGAAAVGQLLLARIALRIQLLIATISCGVGLAAVAIGALAPQFAVFLLGGIVAGLGVGVLFKSSIATAASLASPTRRGETLAFIFLIAYCGLALPVLAAGVALVFVPESIVVVVFVTLVLVATVAAGIAMTRKARSDA, from the coding sequence ATGGGTGACGCCGCGCGCTCGTCTGCTGCCCGCCCCCGGCGGGTCTCGCACGGCACGGGTTTCTGGATCGTCGCCGCCGGCTTCCTGGTCGTCATGGCCTACTCCACGGTCCCCACTCCCCTCTATCCGCTTTATGAGGAGCGCGACGGGTTCCCGGTCTGGATGATCACGGTCATCTTCGCCGCCTACGCGGTCGGTGTCGTCGTCAGCCTCTTCTTCCTCGGGCACATCAGCGACTGGGCGGGCAGGCGGCGGATGCTGCTGATCGCGATCCTCGTGTCCGTGGTCTCAGCGGTGCTCTTCCTGTCCTGGTCGTCGCCCGCCGGACTCATCGTCGCCCGGCTCGTGAACGGGATCAGCATCGGTGTGCTGACCGCGACGGCGACCGCACACCTGAGCGAGCTGCGCGCACGATCGCGTCCCGGCGAGAGCGCCATCGTCGCGGCATCCGTCGCGGGTGCGGCGAATCTCGGCGGCCTCGCCCTCGGCCCGCTGATCGGGGGGCTCTTCGCGGAGTTCGTGCCCGCCCCGCTGATCGTGCCCCACGCGGTGTTCCTCATCGCGCTCGTGCTGGCGGGTATCGCCGTCGCCTCGGTACCCGAGACCGTCGACGCGCCGGAGACCCCCGTGCACTATCGGCCGCAGCGGCTCTCCGCGCCGTCCGGGTCCCGTTCGACGTTCGTCGCCGCCGGGTTCGGTGCCTTCGCGTCGTTCGCACTGCTCGGCCTGTTCACGTCGCTCGCCCCGTCGATCCTCGTCGGCACGTTCGCGCAGCACGACCACCTGGTGGCTGGTGCCACGACCTTCGCGGTCTTCGGAGCGGCGGCGGTCGGCCAGCTTCTGCTCGCGAGGATCGCGCTGCGCATCCAGCTCCTGATCGCGACGATCAGCTGCGGGGTGGGACTGGCGGCGGTCGCGATCGGAGCGCTGGCGCCGCAGTTCGCCGTGTTCCTCCTGGGCGGCATCGTCGCCGGGCTGGGCGTGGGCGTTCTCTTCAAGTCGTCGATCGCGACCGCCGCGTCGCTCGCATCGCCCACACGCCGCGGGGAGACGCTCGCGTTCATCTTCCTCATCGCGTACTGCGGGCTCGCTCTTCCCGTGCTCGCCGCCGGGGTCGCCCTGGTCTTCGTTCCGGAGAGCATCGTCGTGGTGGTGTTCGTCACCCTCGTGCTCGTCGCCACCGTCGCCGCCGGAATCGCCATGACCCGGAAGGCGCGCTCCGATGCGTGA
- a CDS encoding GntR family transcriptional regulator: MTLSVERTSASDRAYAALLDGIQSGDLAAGVVLGEVEQADRLGVSRTPMREALRRLIADGLVVQQSPRVTVVADLDADDIRSLFEIRRALEETSARLAAARGDARLFAALADEFAHVDLDAAEGRDAYYALIGRFDAALDAAVANDYIASALRTVRTHLVRVRRMARDKPARLAASAAEHRTIAQALAARDGDLAAHATHVHLHNALTGILESLNEHVSSLRLAPLAQYNARSARSTTERVS, from the coding sequence ATGACCCTCTCCGTCGAGCGCACCTCCGCGAGTGATCGCGCGTACGCGGCGCTGCTCGACGGCATCCAGTCCGGAGACCTCGCGGCCGGCGTCGTCCTGGGCGAGGTCGAGCAGGCGGATCGCCTCGGGGTGAGCCGCACCCCGATGCGCGAGGCACTGCGCCGCCTGATCGCCGACGGCCTCGTCGTGCAGCAGTCGCCCCGGGTCACCGTCGTGGCGGATCTGGATGCCGACGACATCCGCTCGCTCTTCGAGATCCGCCGTGCGCTGGAAGAGACGTCCGCCCGCCTCGCCGCCGCCAGAGGAGACGCGCGCCTCTTCGCCGCCCTCGCCGACGAGTTCGCCCACGTCGATCTCGACGCCGCCGAAGGGCGGGACGCCTACTACGCCCTGATCGGCCGCTTCGACGCCGCACTCGATGCGGCCGTCGCCAACGACTACATCGCCTCCGCCCTCCGCACCGTGCGCACCCATCTCGTGCGCGTGCGGCGGATGGCGCGGGACAAGCCTGCCCGGCTCGCGGCGTCCGCCGCCGAGCATCGCACGATCGCGCAGGCGCTCGCCGCGCGCGATGGCGACCTCGCCGCGCACGCCACGCACGTGCACCTGCATAACGCTCTCACCGGCATCCTCGAATCCCTGAACGAACACGTTTCGTCACTTCGACTCGCTCCGCTCGCTCAGTACAACGCTCGCTCCGCTCGCTCAACGACCGAAAGAGTCTCATGA
- a CDS encoding MmgE/PrpD family protein has translation MTVTHHVRVHRSDENLERSDQLAWKIAEVAADQVEVEQDVVDMIINRIIDNASVAAASLTRGPINAARAQAFSHPVSTGGVGANLFGAALDHRTSPEWAAWANGVAVRELDYHDTFLAAEYSHPGDNIPPILAVAQHTGKDGRALVRGIATGYEIQMDLVRAICLHKHKIDHVAHLGPSAAAGIGTLLGLDVETIYQAVGQGLHTTTATRQSRKGEISTWKAHAPAFAGKMAVEAVDRAMRGQTSPAPIYEGEDGVIAWMLDGKDAAYEVPLPAAGEPKRAILDSYTKEHSAEYQAQAWIDLARKLGTENPALRDPANIAQVVLHTSHHTHYVIGSGANDPQKYDPTASRETLDHSIPYIFAVALQDGGWHHVDSYAPSRAARPDTVELWHKITTAEDAEWTRRYHSEDPDVKAFGGRVEFLLTDGTTVVDEIAVADAHPLGARPFARENYIAKFRLLAEPVLEPAEIERFLELVQRLPELTAAEVGELSIVAKPGLLEGADAPKGLF, from the coding sequence ATGACCGTCACCCACCACGTCCGCGTGCACCGCAGCGACGAGAACCTCGAACGTTCCGACCAGCTCGCCTGGAAGATCGCGGAGGTCGCCGCCGACCAGGTCGAGGTCGAGCAGGACGTCGTCGACATGATCATCAACCGCATCATCGACAACGCCTCGGTCGCCGCGGCATCCCTCACGCGCGGTCCGATCAACGCGGCCCGCGCGCAGGCGTTCAGCCACCCGGTCTCGACCGGCGGCGTCGGGGCGAACCTCTTCGGCGCCGCGCTCGACCACCGCACGAGCCCCGAGTGGGCGGCCTGGGCGAACGGCGTCGCCGTGCGCGAGCTCGACTACCACGACACGTTCCTCGCGGCGGAGTACTCGCACCCGGGCGACAACATCCCGCCGATCCTCGCGGTCGCGCAGCACACCGGCAAGGACGGCCGTGCTCTCGTGCGCGGGATCGCGACCGGCTACGAGATCCAGATGGACCTCGTGCGCGCGATCTGCCTGCACAAGCACAAGATCGACCACGTCGCACACCTCGGCCCCTCGGCCGCGGCCGGCATCGGCACCCTCCTCGGGCTCGACGTCGAGACGATCTACCAGGCCGTCGGCCAGGGGTTGCACACCACGACCGCCACGCGCCAGAGCCGCAAGGGCGAGATCTCGACCTGGAAGGCGCACGCCCCGGCCTTCGCGGGCAAGATGGCCGTCGAGGCGGTCGACCGGGCGATGCGCGGACAGACCAGCCCCGCGCCGATCTACGAAGGCGAAGACGGCGTGATCGCCTGGATGCTCGACGGCAAGGATGCCGCCTACGAGGTGCCGCTGCCCGCCGCGGGCGAGCCGAAGCGCGCGATCCTCGACTCGTACACGAAGGAGCACTCGGCCGAGTACCAGGCGCAGGCCTGGATCGACCTGGCCCGCAAGCTCGGCACCGAGAACCCGGCGCTCCGCGACCCCGCGAACATCGCACAGGTCGTGCTGCACACGAGCCACCACACGCACTACGTGATCGGCTCCGGGGCGAACGACCCGCAGAAGTACGACCCGACGGCATCGCGCGAGACGCTCGACCACTCGATCCCGTACATCTTCGCGGTGGCACTGCAGGACGGCGGCTGGCACCACGTCGACTCCTACGCCCCGTCGCGCGCGGCGCGCCCCGATACCGTCGAGCTGTGGCACAAGATCACCACGGCCGAGGATGCCGAGTGGACGCGCCGCTACCACTCCGAGGACCCCGACGTGAAGGCGTTCGGTGGCCGCGTCGAGTTCCTGCTCACCGACGGCACGACCGTGGTCGACGAGATCGCCGTCGCCGACGCGCATCCGCTCGGTGCTCGGCCGTTCGCCCGCGAGAACTACATCGCGAAGTTCCGCCTGCTCGCGGAGCCCGTGCTCGAGCCGGCCGAGATCGAGCGCTTCCTCGAGCTGGTGCAGCGCCTGCCCGAGCTGACGGCCGCCGAGGTCGGCGAGCTGTCGATCGTCGCGAAGCCCGGCCTGCTCGAGGGTGCCGACGCGCCGAAGGGGCTGTTCTGA
- the prpB gene encoding methylisocitrate lyase: protein MLYSTTTPAEKRRLFRERLASGELLRFPGAFNPLSARLIEQKGFDGVYISGAVLAADLGLPDIGLTTLTEVAGRAKQIARMTDLPAIVDADTGFGEPMNVARTIQELEDAGLAGTHIEDQINPKRCGHLDGKSVVDENTAIKRIRAAADARRDPNFLIMARTDIRAVEGLDAAIDRAKALVDAGADAVFPEAMRTLAEFEAMADALDVPILANMTEFGKSELFSVDQLRDAGVNLVIWPVSLLRISMGASGRALDTLNDEGHLTSKLGEMQHRADLYDLIDYESYNHFDSGVFNFTIEKE from the coding sequence ATGCTGTACTCCACGACGACGCCCGCCGAGAAGCGGCGTCTGTTCCGGGAGCGGCTCGCGAGCGGTGAGCTGCTGCGCTTCCCCGGGGCGTTCAATCCGCTCAGCGCTCGCCTGATCGAGCAGAAGGGCTTCGACGGGGTCTACATCTCCGGCGCGGTCCTCGCCGCGGACCTCGGGCTCCCCGACATCGGCCTCACCACCCTCACCGAGGTCGCCGGCCGTGCGAAGCAGATCGCCCGGATGACCGACCTGCCGGCGATCGTCGACGCCGACACCGGTTTCGGCGAGCCGATGAACGTGGCCCGCACGATCCAGGAGCTCGAGGATGCCGGGCTCGCCGGCACGCACATCGAGGACCAGATCAATCCGAAGCGCTGCGGTCACCTCGACGGCAAGAGCGTGGTCGACGAGAACACCGCGATCAAGCGCATCCGTGCGGCCGCCGACGCCCGTCGCGATCCGAACTTCCTCATCATGGCCCGCACCGACATCCGCGCGGTCGAGGGCCTGGATGCCGCGATCGACCGCGCCAAGGCGCTGGTGGATGCCGGAGCGGATGCCGTCTTCCCCGAGGCGATGCGGACCCTCGCCGAGTTCGAGGCGATGGCGGACGCGTTGGACGTGCCGATCCTCGCCAACATGACCGAGTTCGGCAAGAGCGAGCTGTTCTCGGTCGACCAGCTGCGGGACGCCGGAGTGAACCTCGTGATCTGGCCGGTGTCCCTGCTGCGTATCTCGATGGGGGCATCCGGCCGTGCACTGGATACTCTGAACGACGAGGGGCACCTGACCTCGAAGCTCGGCGAGATGCAGCACCGCGCCGATCTCTATGACCTGATCGACTACGAGTCGTACAACCACTTCGACTCGGGCGTCTTCAACTTCACCATCGAGAAGGAGTGA
- a CDS encoding bifunctional 2-methylcitrate synthase/citrate synthase yields MTEPDIKKGLAGVVVDTTAISKVNPETNSLLYRGYPVQELAATQPFEAVAYLLWNGELPTAEELAAFRLTERRHRALSPVVKDAIDRLPLDSHPMDEVRTAVSVIGAIETAGIANVLDAVGTPEENLERSLTLFAALPAIVSYGQRRRRGLEPVEPRDDLDYAANFLWLTFGEEPEPAVVDAFNRSMILYAEHSFNASTFTARVITSTLSDLYSAVVGAIGALKGPLHGGANEAVMHIFDEIGTADQVEAWLEKALAEKRKIMGFGHRVYKRGDSRVPTMKAALDSLVAHYDKPAVAELYETLEREFVARKGIYPNLDYPSGPAYNLIGFDTLTFTPLFVAARITGWTAHIIEQQSSNALIRPLSAYDGPDERHIDEYEPDTAAIDVLERPEEAAG; encoded by the coding sequence GTGACCGAGCCGGACATCAAGAAGGGCCTCGCGGGCGTCGTCGTCGACACGACCGCGATCTCGAAGGTCAATCCCGAGACGAACAGCCTGCTGTACCGGGGATACCCGGTGCAGGAGCTGGCCGCGACGCAGCCCTTCGAGGCGGTCGCCTACCTGCTCTGGAACGGAGAGCTGCCCACGGCGGAGGAACTCGCGGCGTTCCGCCTCACCGAGCGCCGGCACCGCGCCCTCTCGCCGGTCGTCAAGGACGCGATCGACCGGCTGCCGCTGGACTCGCACCCGATGGACGAGGTGCGCACCGCCGTGAGCGTGATCGGCGCGATCGAGACCGCCGGCATCGCCAACGTTCTCGATGCCGTCGGCACGCCGGAGGAGAACCTCGAGCGCAGCCTGACCCTGTTCGCCGCGCTTCCCGCGATCGTCTCGTACGGTCAGCGTCGTCGCCGGGGGCTGGAGCCCGTCGAGCCGCGCGACGACCTCGACTACGCCGCGAACTTCCTCTGGCTCACGTTCGGCGAAGAGCCGGAGCCTGCGGTGGTCGACGCGTTCAACCGCTCGATGATCCTCTACGCGGAGCACTCGTTCAACGCCTCGACGTTCACGGCCCGTGTGATCACCTCCACGCTGAGCGACCTGTACTCGGCCGTGGTCGGGGCTATCGGCGCGCTCAAGGGTCCGCTGCACGGTGGTGCGAACGAGGCCGTCATGCACATCTTCGACGAGATCGGCACGGCGGACCAGGTCGAGGCCTGGCTCGAGAAAGCGCTCGCCGAGAAGCGCAAGATCATGGGATTCGGGCACCGCGTGTACAAGCGCGGCGACTCCCGGGTGCCGACGATGAAGGCCGCGCTCGACTCGCTCGTCGCGCACTACGACAAGCCGGCCGTGGCCGAGCTGTACGAGACGCTCGAGCGCGAGTTCGTGGCGCGCAAGGGCATCTACCCGAACCTCGACTACCCCTCGGGGCCGGCGTACAACCTGATCGGTTTCGACACGCTCACGTTCACGCCGCTCTTCGTCGCCGCACGCATCACGGGGTGGACCGCCCACATCATCGAGCAGCAGTCCTCGAATGCGTTGATCCGTCCGCTGTCGGCCTACGACGGCCCGGACGAGCGGCACATCGACGAGTACGAGCCCGACACCGCCGCGATCGACGTGCTCGAACGCCCGGAGGAGGCCGCCGGCTGA
- a CDS encoding META domain-containing protein, which yields MSRTIARTLIGVAMLGALALVGTACASSAGDAAPTSTPTNGGAANAADVVGHWGDDATGKPHLEFTEDGTVNGSDGCNGISTTYVAADGRFELAPFASTLKACVGVDDWLRGVRAVEIDGDVLVALDSSGARLGELARSH from the coding sequence ATGAGCCGAACTATCGCACGAACCCTGATCGGCGTCGCGATGCTCGGCGCTCTCGCCCTGGTCGGCACCGCCTGCGCGTCATCGGCGGGAGACGCGGCACCCACATCGACGCCCACGAACGGCGGCGCAGCGAACGCCGCCGACGTCGTCGGCCACTGGGGCGACGATGCCACCGGCAAACCCCACCTCGAGTTCACCGAAGACGGCACGGTGAACGGCAGCGACGGATGCAACGGCATCAGCACCACCTACGTCGCCGCGGACGGCCGCTTCGAACTGGCGCCTTTCGCATCGACGCTCAAGGCGTGCGTCGGCGTGGATGACTGGCTGCGCGGCGTCCGCGCCGTCGAGATCGACGGCGACGTGCTCGTCGCGCTGGATTCCTCCGGCGCACGACTCGGCGAACTCGCCCGCTCCCACTGA